The sequence below is a genomic window from Sorangiineae bacterium MSr12523.
GATCTCATCCGTCAGCCGCTTCCCGCCGACGATCCGAAGAAACGCTGCCCGGACATCTCCAAGGCGAAGAAGTACCTCGGCTTCGAGCCCAAGGTGCGCCTCGAGGATGGCATTCGGAAGACCTTCGATGACTTCAAAGCGCGATTGGCTCGCCGCAAGCCATCGGCGCCGACGCAAGGAAAGCCGTAAAACGGACGGGGGAGCCCGTGTTGACGGCGGGCGCATGTCTCTGCCATGGTTCGCCGCGTCAACATGCAGGTGGCGCCTCCCCCCACACAAGAAGAGGCACGCAGCTCGCTTCGTGTCCTGCATCTTTACGCCGGAAATTTATACGGCGGAGTTGAAACGCTGCTTCGAACGCTTGCGGAGGAGCGCGCAACCAACCCCGGGATGGATCCTGCCTTCGCTCTAACCGCGGAAGGTCGCCTTTCGCGTGAGTTGAGGGCGTCCGGTGTGACGCTGCACATGCTTCCAGCGGTGCGTGTTCGCTACCCGTGGACCCTGCTGCGCGCGCGCCGGGCTCTGCGTAAGGTCCTGAAAACCGAGCACTACGATGTTGCGGTGTGCCACTCGCCCTGGCCCCTCGGTGTTTTCGGGTCCACGCTTCGCTCCGCCTCGATGCCATTCGTGTTCTTCCAGCACGACATCGCCAAGGGAACGCACTGGGTCGAACGCTGGGCCAAGCGCAAGGTCCCCGATGCCATCGTCTCGAACAGTTATTTCACCGCGAAGTCGGCGGCCCATTTGTTTCCCGGCCAATCACCCGCGGTGGTGCACTGCCCCGTGCGATCTCCCGCGCCACCGGTCTCGTTGGCCGAGCGCGATGCCGTGCGGCGCGCTCTTCGAAAAGAGCTCGCCACGGACGAGGACTCCGTCGTCGTCCTGCAGGTGAGTCGTCTGGAGCGCTGGAAGGGGCACTCGCTCTTGGTGCAGGCCCTCGGAAAAATGCGCCCCAAGGCGCCGTGGACCGCGTGGATCGTGGGCGGCGTCCAGCGCGAGCACGAGCAGGCATATTTCGACGAACTGCGTGCACTGGGCGAACGCTTGGGGGTTGCCCCGCGCATTCGGTGGCTCGGACAACGCTCCGACGTTCCGGCCCTCATGAACGCCGCCGACATTTTCTGCCAGCCGAATCTAGGCCCAGAGCCCTTCGGCATCGTGTTCATCGAAGCCTTGGGCCATGGCCTGCCCGTCGTCACGACCTCGATGGGCGCGGCCACCGAAATCGTCGATTCGGAGTGCGGCGTATTGGTTCCACCGCGCGACGAGGAGCTTGCCTCGGCGCTGTCGAAATTGATCGATGATCCCGAGGCGCGGCGTGCGCTGGGTGCGCGCGGGCCGGCGCGAGCCCGTGATGTCTCGGACGTCAAGCAGCAGATGTCGCGCCTTGGCAACGTGCTCGCGGCGATTGCTCGGCGTGATCATAGCGTTTCCACCTGGAAGGAAGGAACTTAGGTCATGGTTGCTTGGTCTCGTCTTCGGGACATCCCGCGGAACTTGTCGCGCGCCCCCGAGGTGGCTCGCTGTGTGGCAGGCAGTTCGTCCTGGGCGTCGCTGATCCCCGGCTACCTCGGCCTGCGTGCCCCTCGCTATCCCTTCGTATTTCGGACCCGCAACGGAGACTCGCTCATCATTCACGATGGGGGCGATCTCGTGACCGCGTGGATCATCTTCTTTCGCGGTGAGTACCGCGTGAAAGCTTCCGACCGCGTGATCGTCGACGCAGGCGCCAACATTGGAGCTTTCTCGCTCTACGCGGCCCGCCTCGCCCCCGACGCACGCATCGTCGCCCTCGAGCCGTTCCCCGAGACGCGAACGAGGCTCGATTACCACATCCAGGTCAACGGCCTCGGGTCGCGGGTGGCCAGCCGATCCTGGGCTCTTTCCGGCCGCGATGAATCGCGCCAGATGGATACGGAATCGCACCTGAGCCAATCGCGCGGTCTATTCGGACGCGAGGTCGCGAATGGTGGACTGAAGGTCGAAGCCATCTCCCTTCGTACATTCTTCGAGCGGGAGTCTCTGACCAGCGTCGATTTGTTCAAGATGGACATCGAGGGCGGCGAGCACGACGTATTGCACTCGGCATCCGACGAGGATCTGCGGCGCATCCGGCGGCTTGCCCTCGAGTACCACCCGTGCGCTTCCCGCGACGTCCTGTTCGACCGCCTCCGAAAGGCAGGCTTCGTTCTCGAGTTCGACCTCGTCGACTCCCGCGATTCGGGGGTGGCCGAGTTCACGAACACGCGGACTTTTTCCAGTTGATATGTTGATACGAGGGTTATGGTCATGAATCTCGAACGGCGCGTCATCTCGGCAGCGCGTAGCGTCCTACCGACGCCCGTGTGGGGCAGACTTCGTAGCCTGCGGCGGCAGCTTCATGTGCTGCTCTTTCGCCCCCGCGTGGTGCGCCATCGCTATGGCCGCGTCGACCTGCGCGTGCAGCTCGCGGACGGCATGGGCACCGGCTGGTACGACCACGATTGGGAACTGCTGCCCGAAATCGAGCTCCTTTCACGGCACAAACTCCGCCCCGGCGCGCGCGTCTTCGACCTCGGAGCGCACCAGGCCGTCGTGGCGATGATGCTCGCGCACGAGGTCGGCGAGAAGGGCTCCGTCATCGCGGTGGAGGCGACGAAGCACAACGTGGCGGTGGCCAACAAGAACCGCGAGTTGAACGGCGTCCGCCAGCTCACCGTGGTGTACGCCGCGGTCTCGGACAAACCGGGCAAGCTCGTCATGGGCCCCGGCCTCAATGGCCAAGTCGACGACGGCAGCGGCCAGTGGGGGCGTGAGGAGGTCGAGGCCGTCC
It includes:
- a CDS encoding glycosyltransferase family 4 protein, translated to MDPAFALTAEGRLSRELRASGVTLHMLPAVRVRYPWTLLRARRALRKVLKTEHYDVAVCHSPWPLGVFGSTLRSASMPFVFFQHDIAKGTHWVERWAKRKVPDAIVSNSYFTAKSAAHLFPGQSPAVVHCPVRSPAPPVSLAERDAVRRALRKELATDEDSVVVLQVSRLERWKGHSLLVQALGKMRPKAPWTAWIVGGVQREHEQAYFDELRALGERLGVAPRIRWLGQRSDVPALMNAADIFCQPNLGPEPFGIVFIEALGHGLPVVTTSMGAATEIVDSECGVLVPPRDEELASALSKLIDDPEARRALGARGPARARDVSDVKQQMSRLGNVLAAIARRDHSVSTWKEGT
- a CDS encoding FkbM family methyltransferase; translation: MVAWSRLRDIPRNLSRAPEVARCVAGSSSWASLIPGYLGLRAPRYPFVFRTRNGDSLIIHDGGDLVTAWIIFFRGEYRVKASDRVIVDAGANIGAFSLYAARLAPDARIVALEPFPETRTRLDYHIQVNGLGSRVASRSWALSGRDESRQMDTESHLSQSRGLFGREVANGGLKVEAISLRTFFERESLTSVDLFKMDIEGGEHDVLHSASDEDLRRIRRLALEYHPCASRDVLFDRLRKAGFVLEFDLVDSRDSGVAEFTNTRTFSS
- a CDS encoding FkbM family methyltransferase gives rise to the protein MNLERRVISAARSVLPTPVWGRLRSLRRQLHVLLFRPRVVRHRYGRVDLRVQLADGMGTGWYDHDWELLPEIELLSRHKLRPGARVFDLGAHQAVVAMMLAHEVGEKGSVIAVEATKHNVAVANKNRELNGVRQLTVVYAAVSDKPGKLVMGPGLNGQVDDGSGQWGREEVEAVPVDELARRYGNPDVLFIDIEGFECQALRGAKEALARKPDCFIEVHVGAGLEKFGSLDELLSFFPTSDYELLMRQEEDKAFRPFDRTSSVVEDRFFLVALAR